A single region of the Kwoniella botswanensis chromosome 1, complete sequence genome encodes:
- a CDS encoding alpha,alpha-trehalose-phosphate synthase [UDP-forming] 1, whose amino-acid sequence MSPPPAVPGSPYTSNHISSPTTTSFTQMPNQPKVSPQADGGNDKKEQRLIVVSNRLPVTISKDANGEYHFKMSSGGLVSALSGCKKTMSFTWIGWPGKDIPLADRDHVNKRLLAEYNCYPVYLSDELADRHYNGFSNSILWPLFHYHPGEMNFDAAHWLAYREANMRFAEVVSNFCQSGDMVWVQDYHLMLLPMLLRSMISGESAQGEMVRKELGRVKEGVDDEVVKDVLGMQPGVAQSGELDDEGVEILDDVDEGEVLHMKDKPAGAGSRRPHFPRGLSTFQKQEMVAKEKGKDGIRIGFFLHTPFPSSEIYRVLPVRREILLGVLQCDLIGFHTYDYARHFLSSCTRILGLQTQPNGIEFEGRYAQVGTYPIGIEPMQFVEGLQKEKVQSRLKALETRFQGCKVIIGVDRLDYIKGIPQKLHALEVFLTQHPEWIGKVVLVQLAIPSRQDVEEYQNLRACVNELVGRINGRFGTVEFMPIHYLHKSVPFEELTAMYALADACLVTSTRDGMNLVAYEYISSQSKRHGSMVLSEFAGAAQSLNGSILINPWDVQSTADAIHQALEMGPEQRKSNWQKLFNYVSKYTAEAWGTTFVNELTRLSGLPPAGPAGPGRKKSGSLSRTSSKASIRRRASQASVVAPIAES is encoded by the exons ATGTCACCACCTCCCGCTGTCCCCGGTTCACCATATACATCCAACCATATATCTTCACCCACAACGACGTCTTTCACCCAAATGCCAAATCAACCTAAAGTATCGCCTCAGGCGGATGGAGGGAATGACAAGAAAGAACAGAGATTGATTGTAGTCTCGAATAGATTGCCGGTGACTATTAGTAAAGATGCTAATGGCGAATACCATTTCAAG ATGTCCTCGGGTGGTTTGGTATCTGCCTTGAGTGGTTGTAAGAAGACGATGAGTTTCACTTGGATTGGTTGGCCAGGTAAAGAT ATCCCATTAGCAGATCGAGATCATGTCAACAAGAGATTACTCGCGGAATACAATTGTTATCCCGTTTACCTCTCTGATGAATTAGCTGATAGACACTACAACG GTTTTTCCAACTCTATTCTTTGGCCACTATTCCACTATCACCCCGGAGAGATGAACTTTGATGCAGCTCATTGGTTAGCCTATCGAGAAGCCAACATGCGATTTGCAGAGGTCGTCTCGAACTTCTGTCAATCAGGCGATATGGTTTGGGTACAAGATTATCACTTGATGTTATTACCTATGTTGCTTCGATCAATGATCTCAGGTGAATCCGCTCAAGGAGAAATGGTAAGAAAGGAATTAGGTagggtgaaagaaggtgtagatgatgaagtggtaaAAGATGTACTGGGTATGCAACCTGGTGTAGCTCAATCTGGTGAattagatgatgaaggtgtagaaattttggatgatgttgatgaaggtgaagtacTTCATATGAAGGATAAACCTGCTGGAGCAGGTTCGAGAAGACCTCATTTCCCCAGGGGTTTATCGACCTTCCAAAAGCAGGAGATGGTGgcgaaagaaaaaggaaaagatgGTATCAGAATTGGTTTCTTCCTACATACTCCTTTCCCCTCAAGCGAAATCTACCG AGTTCTCCCTGTCCGAAGAGAAATCTTATTGGGTGTACTGCAATGTGACTTGATTGG TTTCCACACATACGACTACGCTCGACACTTCTTATCCTCCTGTACCCGAATCTTGGGCTTGCAAACTCAACCTAACGGTATCGAGTTCGAAGGTAGATACGCTCAAGTTGGTACTTACCCTATCGGCATCGAGCCAATGCAGTTCGTCGAAGGGTTACAAAAAGAAAAAGTACAAAGTAGATTGAAAGCTTTGGAAACCAGATTCCAAGGATGTAAAGTTATTATCGGTGTGGACAGATTGGATTATATCAAGGGTATTCCACAGAAGTTGCATGCTTTGGAAGTATTTTTGACTCAACATCCTGAATGGATCggaaag GTCGTTCTCGTCCAATTAGCCATTCCATCCAGACAAGATGTAGAAGAATACCAAAATCTTAGAGCGTGCGTGAATGAATTGGTAGGAAGAATCAACGGTCGATTCGGTACTGTCGAATTCATGCCTATTCACTATCTGCATAAATCAGTTCCTTTCGAGGAATTGACGGCAATGTATGCTTTGGCGGATGCTTGTTTGGTCACTTCCACTCGAGATGGTATGAATTTG GTCGCATACGAGTACATATCCTCTCAATCGAAACGACATGGTTCAATGGTCCTGTCTGAATTTGCGGGCGCTGCTCAATCGCTTAACGGTAGTATTCTCATCAACCCTT GGGATGTGCAATCTACCGCTGATGCCATTCATCAAGCACTTGAGATGGGGCCTGAGCAAAGGAAATCCAACTGGCAGAAACTATTCAAC TATGTCAGTAAATACACTGCCGAAGCATGGGGTACTACCTTTGTCAACGAAT TAACTCGTCTTTCGGGTCTACCACCTGCCGGACCCGCCGGACCAGGTAGGAAGAAGTCTGGAAGTTTGAGTCGAACTTCTTCCAAAGCCAGTATCAGAAGGAGAGCAAGTCAAGCTAGCGTCGTAGCTCCTATTGCGGAATCATAG